A genomic window from Neorickettsia sennetsu str. Miyayama includes:
- a CDS encoding P44/Msp2 family outer membrane protein — protein sequence MINYHFLRSAACFCLLALAPIYEAKATEAETQKEEAGLYGRVFNIAKLSGESNFMDTGRAAINAWNDSHTTRPDGYLNGTVIREFRPTHGFSMMGVGLAVGYHIQETRIEFEALINGTGKLAERAEESFYGVADVPSGWATSKENNKKLEGIQFLPVGPMQFTDFSYKAGLLNVYHDFSAGKVLNLFVGGGVGLAKVKYKLSEAQNLVSTPFVMQGRIGISFDVDYLKKAGVVPYLGYTARYFGEAKTKEPVTGLGVIRSKSPSLAFIADYQVETEPVEGINFVPTAKHLLHNLEVGFTFLLDA from the coding sequence ATGATCAATTATCATTTTCTAAGAAGTGCTGCATGTTTTTGTTTGCTTGCTCTAGCCCCCATATATGAAGCCAAAGCCACAGAAGCTGAAACCCAGAAAGAAGAAGCTGGACTTTATGGAAGGGTCTTCAATATAGCAAAGCTTTCTGGGGAAAGTAATTTCATGGATACTGGCCGTGCAGCGATAAATGCCTGGAATGACTCCCATACAACCAGACCAGACGGCTATCTTAATGGTACTGTGATAAGGGAATTCAGACCTACACATGGATTCAGCATGATGGGTGTCGGTCTAGCAGTTGGCTACCATATCCAAGAAACAAGAATAGAATTTGAAGCCCTGATAAACGGTACAGGTAAACTTGCTGAAAGAGCAGAAGAATCTTTTTATGGTGTCGCAGATGTACCATCTGGTTGGGCAACTAGCAAGGAAAACAACAAGAAATTAGAAGGTATACAATTTCTCCCTGTTGGGCCTATGCAATTCACAGATTTTAGTTACAAGGCCGGCTTGTTGAATGTCTACCACGACTTCAGTGCTGGAAAAGTATTAAATCTATTCGTAGGAGGGGGTGTCGGACTTGCTAAGGTTAAATACAAATTGTCCGAGGCACAAAACCTAGTTAGTACACCTTTTGTTATGCAGGGTAGGATTGGTATTTCTTTTGATGTTGATTATCTGAAAAAGGCTGGTGTGGTGCCCTATTTAGGGTATACTGCACGCTACTTTGGAGAAGCAAAGACCAAAGAACCAGTGACAGGTTTGGGTGTAATAAGGTCTAAGTCACCTAGCCTAGCCTTTATTGCTGATTATCAAGTAGAAACAGAACCAGTAGAAGGAATAAACTTTGTGCCTACAGCAAAGCACTTGCTTCACAACCTAGAGGTAGGCTTCACATTCTTACTTGATGCGTAA
- a CDS encoding patatin-like phospholipase family protein has product MRKYTGAVLYKNLVFKGGGVKVLYSVGAMEALEERDVLHSIERVAGVSSGAVLALLTAIGMDVKEMRDFFLEIPFAEEVDAVCLPEETNRFFEEYGRYTGDKLLGRLRDLLEEKCGSSDITFAEMHDLGFRDLYVFATDVTNKKLVQYSWEDTPDYSVVDAVRASASYPFYFVPCRGPNGELLVDGGLLDNYPLWLFDQPQFLSNPDAKYNEETLAIHIGTCEEQQTLWSHKDLVFMMQLFNDMHADTIFEKVKDLDFSQVASKADAYHDLLGYLICIFDAGKLAPPRYHHPNFAGEISIDTNFVSSNGRVLTTFDLDLSEEVRCELMDHGRKEAHKFFEKECLLGTEFCYPLGDPAQHDLLSGVGSELV; this is encoded by the coding sequence TTGAGAAAATATACTGGTGCTGTGTTATACAAAAATTTAGTCTTTAAAGGTGGTGGCGTAAAGGTTCTTTACAGTGTTGGGGCTATGGAAGCCCTAGAAGAGCGTGACGTCCTACATTCCATAGAACGGGTTGCTGGTGTTTCATCAGGGGCTGTGCTAGCACTTCTTACGGCTATAGGTATGGATGTGAAAGAGATGAGAGATTTTTTTCTCGAGATCCCTTTTGCAGAGGAAGTAGATGCAGTGTGTTTGCCTGAAGAGACCAACAGGTTTTTTGAAGAGTATGGTAGATATACTGGTGATAAGTTGCTTGGGCGGTTGCGTGACCTACTAGAAGAGAAGTGTGGTAGTTCGGACATTACCTTTGCCGAGATGCATGATCTTGGTTTTAGGGATCTCTATGTCTTTGCTACAGATGTTACGAACAAGAAACTTGTGCAATACTCGTGGGAGGATACGCCGGATTACAGTGTTGTGGATGCTGTAAGAGCTTCTGCTTCTTATCCGTTCTATTTTGTTCCATGTCGTGGGCCAAATGGAGAACTTTTAGTCGATGGAGGTCTGCTGGATAACTATCCACTTTGGCTTTTCGATCAACCTCAATTCCTTTCCAATCCAGATGCCAAGTACAATGAGGAAACCCTTGCTATCCATATAGGTACATGTGAAGAGCAGCAGACCCTGTGGTCGCATAAAGATTTGGTCTTCATGATGCAATTGTTCAACGATATGCATGCTGACACAATTTTCGAGAAGGTTAAAGATTTAGATTTTTCTCAAGTGGCTTCTAAGGCTGATGCATACCATGACCTGCTTGGGTACCTGATATGCATTTTTGATGCTGGTAAGCTTGCTCCACCTAGGTATCATCATCCTAATTTTGCGGGAGAGATTAGTATCGATACAAATTTTGTTAGTTCGAACGGTAGGGTATTAACCACTTTTGATCTTGATCTCAGTGAAGAAGTTCGCTGTGAGCTCATGGACCACGGAAGAAAGGAAGCACACAAATTTTTTGAGAAAGAGTGTCTCCTCGGAACGGAGTTTTGTTATCCGTTAGGAGATCCTGCACAACATGATCTGTTGTCGGGTGTTGGCTCAGAATTAGTATAG
- a CDS encoding type IV secretion system protein VirB3: MGVGSLGLDPLFKGLTRPAMFLGVSFTFSAMNLIISLLAYILTKNLFILLFFMPTIHGIGYLICFNEPLFLELFLVRNQKCMRCKNRAYHDANSYDVF; encoded by the coding sequence ATGGGTGTAGGTAGTTTAGGTCTTGATCCGCTCTTTAAGGGTCTTACGCGTCCGGCCATGTTCCTCGGTGTGAGTTTTACTTTTAGTGCAATGAATCTGATTATTTCGTTGCTTGCGTACATACTGACGAAAAACCTTTTTATCCTGCTCTTTTTCATGCCGACCATACACGGGATAGGGTACCTTATCTGCTTCAATGAGCCGCTCTTTTTGGAGCTTTTTCTAGTAAGGAATCAGAAATGCATGAGATGTAAGAATCGTGCTTACCATGATGCTAACTCTTACGATGTGTTCTAG
- the secG gene encoding preprotein translocase subunit SecG, with protein sequence MLFLIVLQFIVAVLIVTLVLCQSSGSDVAGTFTSGRRGLFPARSVSGLFVRFTWVLLLVFFLNTILLGRLNFTSNTEVITNEVEEELERALEADHREAENVDYTSFE encoded by the coding sequence ATGTTATTTTTGATTGTTTTACAATTCATTGTTGCGGTCCTAATTGTGACGTTGGTCCTGTGTCAAAGTTCAGGCTCCGATGTCGCTGGTACTTTTACCTCTGGGCGTAGGGGTCTTTTTCCTGCCAGAAGTGTATCTGGCTTGTTTGTGAGGTTCACCTGGGTCCTCCTGCTCGTGTTCTTTCTAAATACAATACTCCTCGGAAGGCTGAATTTTACTTCGAACACCGAGGTTATAACAAATGAAGTGGAAGAAGAGTTAGAGAGGGCCCTAGAAGCAGATCATAGGGAAGCTGAAAATGTCGACTATACCTCCTTTGAATAG
- a CDS encoding alpha/beta fold hydrolase — protein sequence MEKRSIATSFGRIIYLDWNHQGKLGPVICIHGINRNKRDFDYLAKTLARSDFRVIAIDVPGRGESEYMQADLYTYENYGKILLEFINGLDLQRCILVGTSMGGIISMMLASTIPQKIEALVINDIGPYTDYSAMIVLSKYLCMYPTFSSLDEANKFLRVMLKPLGLLKEKHWQHMLRHSFRNTEEGKYVLDFDPEIFRNHREKITGSRNLWEIWHNIDQNIPILALRGELSRMLSKETFTKMAQSHQRISCLEYTGVGHAPSLMDHKQLEDIKSWLLANSSEKQN from the coding sequence GTGGAAAAAAGAAGTATAGCGACCAGTTTCGGGAGAATAATATATCTGGACTGGAACCACCAAGGTAAACTTGGACCTGTAATTTGTATTCACGGGATCAATAGGAACAAACGTGACTTTGATTATCTAGCTAAAACACTAGCTAGAAGCGATTTTAGGGTCATAGCTATAGATGTGCCAGGAAGAGGGGAAAGCGAATACATGCAAGCAGACCTGTATACATATGAGAATTATGGCAAAATTCTTTTGGAATTTATAAACGGACTAGATCTACAGAGATGCATTTTAGTGGGAACATCAATGGGGGGAATAATATCAATGATGTTAGCATCCACTATTCCTCAAAAAATTGAAGCACTTGTCATAAATGACATAGGACCATATACAGATTACTCGGCGATGATTGTATTAAGCAAATATCTCTGCATGTACCCAACTTTTTCATCGCTTGACGAAGCAAACAAATTCTTAAGAGTAATGTTAAAACCACTTGGCTTACTCAAAGAAAAACATTGGCAGCACATGCTGCGTCACTCCTTCAGGAATACTGAGGAAGGAAAATATGTGTTGGACTTCGACCCAGAAATTTTTAGGAATCACAGAGAAAAAATAACTGGATCTAGAAATTTATGGGAAATATGGCACAATATTGATCAGAACATTCCAATACTTGCATTGAGAGGCGAACTCTCACGCATGCTATCAAAAGAAACATTCACCAAAATGGCTCAGTCACACCAGAGAATTTCGTGCCTAGAATACACTGGTGTAGGACATGCACCTTCACTCATGGACCACAAACAATTAGAAGACATCAAATCCTGGTTGCTCGCAAATAGTTCGGAAAAACAAAATTGA
- a CDS encoding P44/Msp2 family outer membrane protein yields the protein MIDRKFLVSLAIFGVLASASPSYSQGGAEGFAEEADVFYAKVSYAPGMIQETEWSGEAYANNATATEKKAFKPEYDFGLMGGSGSLGYYFGGMRVEIEGSVHKITAKKDTKLRTKVPASNGSDANADTATYKGATFVGGMLSVNYDVAITDYISPYFGVGFGAHRVALDFEKSNSVTAYHLASQLKAGVNVTGLTSVVPYAGYRFTYLNEREYTGAKADDGTTAFTPKVAHMIHNFEVGVMVPMNA from the coding sequence ATGATAGATAGAAAGTTCCTAGTGAGTCTTGCCATTTTTGGTGTACTTGCGAGCGCATCTCCTTCTTATTCGCAGGGCGGTGCGGAAGGTTTCGCTGAAGAGGCGGATGTGTTTTATGCTAAAGTTAGCTATGCTCCTGGCATGATTCAGGAGACTGAGTGGAGTGGTGAAGCATATGCCAATAATGCTACTGCAACCGAAAAAAAAGCATTCAAGCCAGAATATGATTTCGGACTCATGGGCGGGTCTGGCTCTCTCGGATATTACTTTGGTGGTATGAGGGTTGAGATTGAGGGTAGCGTACACAAAATTACTGCTAAAAAAGATACCAAGTTACGTACAAAGGTTCCTGCTAGCAATGGAAGTGATGCGAATGCAGATACTGCAACTTATAAGGGTGCAACCTTTGTTGGTGGCATGCTTAGTGTAAACTATGACGTTGCAATCACTGATTATATCAGTCCATACTTTGGTGTAGGTTTTGGCGCGCACAGGGTGGCTTTGGATTTTGAGAAATCTAATTCGGTTACAGCGTATCACCTCGCTTCTCAGTTGAAAGCTGGTGTTAATGTGACTGGTCTGACTTCTGTTGTGCCTTATGCTGGATATAGGTTTACATATCTCAACGAAAGAGAGTATACGGGCGCAAAAGCAGACGATGGTACTACCGCTTTTACACCTAAGGTTGCACATATGATACACAACTTTGAGGTTGGTGTGATGGTGCCTATGAATGCATAG
- a CDS encoding ABCB family ABC transporter ATP-binding protein/permease has product MTTLSLIFDLLWSKSSIRLRSAFIAAFGFLCLAKIASSLVPFIYKFLFDAIEKFESVQNFSVGSVVLVIFAYAGIRFLSQVLNELKEIYFVLVEQNAAKTLALKTFSHLQYMGIRFHVSRKIGEVSKVMERGVKGIETFLRFVTFSIFPTFLETIFVCILVLLFYPYYYFVLLFLTLALYCIYTILITQWRTGCIREMKLAETKAAFKAVDSLINYETVKYFNNQNYEANCYSNFLKNYTELAVKNRRSLSVLNIGQALIIALGLIGINLAVILDIVANAATIGDFALVNTYLLQLYIPLGNLGFAYREMRLAYLDVDLVRELLSEECHDNVQNHRPEFVFKEGVVEFKNVSFGYSDDCQILKNLSFRLERGKTLAIVGKSGAGKSTVSKLLFGFYSPSEGQILIDGQDLSTLKPESFQRYIGVVPQDISLFNDTIFNNIAYSNPQNTKLDDVIRVANLASIHEFITHTKEQYQTVVGERGLKLSGGEKQRVAIARALLKKDAKILVFDEASSSLDSKTESAIKESIMSAGKDCTSLIIAHRLSTVAYADEIIVLSCGEVIERGTHSTLLAMKGAYYTLWQHQNRFG; this is encoded by the coding sequence ATGACGACGCTGTCTCTGATTTTTGACTTATTATGGAGTAAGAGTTCGATTAGGCTGCGTTCTGCTTTTATTGCTGCGTTTGGGTTTCTCTGTTTGGCGAAGATAGCCAGCAGCCTTGTACCATTCATTTATAAATTCCTTTTTGATGCAATTGAGAAATTTGAGTCGGTACAGAATTTTTCCGTTGGATCAGTTGTTTTAGTTATCTTCGCTTATGCAGGAATAAGGTTTCTATCTCAAGTTTTAAATGAGCTAAAGGAGATATATTTCGTCTTAGTTGAACAAAATGCTGCTAAAACATTAGCTTTAAAAACCTTTTCTCACCTCCAGTACATGGGGATAAGGTTCCATGTAAGCAGAAAAATAGGTGAAGTGTCTAAAGTAATGGAACGTGGTGTAAAGGGAATCGAAACGTTCTTGAGATTTGTAACCTTCAGTATATTTCCAACTTTCCTTGAAACAATCTTTGTTTGTATACTCGTACTTCTTTTCTATCCGTACTACTACTTTGTGCTGCTTTTTCTGACACTGGCTCTCTACTGTATTTACACGATATTGATCACACAGTGGCGGACTGGCTGCATAAGAGAAATGAAGCTAGCTGAAACAAAAGCTGCATTCAAAGCGGTCGATAGTCTGATAAATTATGAAACTGTCAAATATTTCAATAACCAAAACTATGAGGCTAATTGCTATTCTAACTTTCTCAAAAACTATACAGAACTTGCAGTAAAAAACAGGAGGAGCTTGTCCGTTCTTAACATTGGCCAGGCGTTAATCATTGCTCTTGGTTTAATTGGAATAAATCTTGCGGTTATCCTTGACATCGTTGCCAATGCTGCAACGATCGGTGATTTTGCTTTGGTTAATACATACCTTTTGCAACTTTATATTCCTTTAGGAAATCTTGGTTTTGCGTATAGGGAAATGCGTCTTGCTTACCTAGATGTAGACTTAGTTAGAGAATTGTTATCGGAAGAATGCCACGATAATGTGCAAAATCACCGGCCTGAGTTTGTATTCAAGGAGGGGGTAGTCGAATTCAAGAATGTGAGTTTTGGATATTCTGATGATTGCCAAATTTTAAAGAATCTCTCTTTTCGCTTGGAGCGTGGGAAAACTCTTGCAATAGTTGGAAAGAGTGGTGCTGGTAAGTCAACAGTGTCGAAATTATTATTTGGATTTTATTCTCCATCCGAAGGGCAAATCCTTATAGATGGTCAGGATCTTAGCACTTTGAAGCCCGAAAGTTTTCAACGATATATTGGAGTTGTTCCTCAGGATATTAGCCTCTTCAACGATACCATTTTCAACAATATCGCGTATTCTAATCCGCAAAATACCAAGTTAGATGATGTAATCAGGGTCGCGAATCTTGCAAGTATTCACGAGTTTATTACTCATACGAAGGAACAATATCAGACCGTTGTTGGAGAGAGGGGTCTAAAGCTTTCTGGTGGTGAAAAACAAAGGGTTGCTATTGCACGTGCGTTACTCAAAAAAGATGCAAAAATTCTCGTATTCGACGAAGCTAGCTCTTCACTTGATAGCAAAACAGAATCCGCAATTAAAGAGAGCATCATGAGTGCTGGGAAAGACTGCACGTCTTTGATTATCGCGCATAGATTGTCTACGGTGGCCTATGCGGATGAGATCATAGTTCTTTCTTGTGGTGAGGTAATTGAAAGGGGGACTCATTCGACCCTTCTTGCCATGAAAGGTGCGTACTACACACTATGGCAGCATCAAAATCGGTTCGGGTAA